A stretch of DNA from Dehalobacterium formicoaceticum:
TTCAGAAAACTGAGGAAAAAGTTAAATCTGAAGAAAAAATCGAATGTGATTTAACTATTATCGGCGGAGGTCCCGGCGGGTATGTGGCCGCTATTAAAGGGGCAAAACTGGGGGCTAAAGTCGTATTGATTGAGGAAGGAGCTTTAGGGGGGACCTGCTTAAATTATGGATGTATCCCGACCAAAGCCCTTGTGCGATCGGCGGAAGTATTTGATAGCTTTAAAGAAGCTGCTGAGTATGGATTAAGTGCCAAAGACTTCCGTGTGGATATGGAAAAGGTTATCGACCGAAAAAATGCTATTGTCAGTAAATTGGTGGGAGGGGTAGAAGACCTCTTAGAAAAAAATAATATCAGAGTAATTTCCGGCAGGGGAAAACTGATAAATAAAGACACTGTTCAAGCAGAAACAGAAGATAAGATTATCGAAGTAAATAGCAAGGATATCATCATCGCCACAGGCTCTGAACCCTCATGTCCCCCTATTCCCGGAGCAAATTCTAAAAGCGTCGTGACCAGTAAAGAAATATTGGATCTGAAGGAGCTTCCCGAAAAGTTTGCCATAGTAGGCGGCGGAGTAATAGGAATGGAAATTGCTTTTATATTTGCTTCTTTCGGGGTGGAGGTATTTGTCATCGAATTCTTGGATGATGTGCTTCAGACCTTAGATGAGGACGTAATTGAAGAAATAAAAACGGCGGCAGAACAAAAGGGCATCAAGATTTATACAGGTTCAGAGGTTGAAGAAGTAATAGACACATTAAATGAAAAGTCCATGGTAAGGTTTACAAAAGATGGAAGACCAGAATATTTATCCGTCGACAAGATACTCATGTGCACCGGGAGAAGACCTTATCTTGAAGGATTAGGCATAGAAGCAGTTGGCATAGAACTAAATGAAAACAAAAGAGGCATTAAAGTAAATGAGAAAATGCAAACCAATATCGACAATATCTATGCTATCGGCGATGTTACCGATATCATGCAGCTTGCTCATGTAGCTTCTCATCAGGGAATTGTGGCTGTCGAAAATATCATGGGACATAATGCAGAAATGGATTATTCGGCGGTACCCAGTGCCATATTTACCCACCCGGAAATTGCCACAGTAGGATTAACTGAAAAGGAGGCTCAATCAAAGGGATTAAACATAGAAGTAGGCAAATTTCCTTATGCCGCCAATGGTAAAGCACTTACCGTGGGAGATGATCGGGGATTTATTAAAATTATCAAAGATCAAGATACAGAAAAAATCGTAGGAGCACATATCATCGGCATAAATGCAGCTGATTTAATATCCTCTTTAACAATAGCCGTTAAAAATGGGTTGACGACAAAACAAATCACAGAGACAATTTTTGCTCATCCCACAACTGCAGAGGTGATCCATGAAGGTGTTCTCTCTGTAGAAGGAGGAGCATTGCATTTTGCCGAATAATTGTGCGTTAAAACTGGTTAGATCCTTGAGTTTCAATCCTTGGTATAACTTAGCTGTCGAAGAGGAGCTTTTTAGGAATATAAAATCGGATCAAGTAATACTCTACCTATGGCAAAATGAAAATACCGTAGTAATCGGCAGAAATCAAAACCCCTGGCGAGAGTGCCGATGTAAAATATTAGAAGAGCATGGCGGAAAGTTAGCCAGAAGACTTTCCGGTGGTGGAGCAGTTTATCACGACTTGGGTAATTTAAATTTTACCTTTGTCGCCAAAGAAGGCGCCTTTAATATCAAGAAACAACTGGAAGTAATTATTGAGGCAGTTAAACTTAAGGGCATTGATGCTGAGTTTTCCGGAAGAAATGATATTGTCGCCCAGGGAAAGAAATTTTCAGGGAATGCATTTTACTATGATGATGATAACTGCTATCACCACGGTACCCTTCTGGTCGCATCAGATATGAAAAAAATACAGCAATATCTCCAGGTGAGTAAGGAAAAAATAAAATCAAAGGGAGTTAATTCGGTTGAATCCCGAGTGGTAAATCTTAACACGATCAATCCCGGCTTAGATATTAATAATTTAAGTGCAGCCTTAGAGCAAAGCTTTCAACAAGTATATCATGGTACGATCAGCGAAACCAAGGTGATAGATGAGGATATGGGCAGCGTTAAAAAGCTTTATGAAAAATACTCTTCATGGAATTGGCGCTATGGAGAATCGCCAAAATTTGAAATGACACTTTATCACAGATTCAAGTGGGGAGATTTAGATATTAATTTTAATTTAAAAGATGGGCATATCAGCAAGGTAACTGTATTCTCCGATGCCATCGATTGTAAACTAATCAAAGATATCGAAGAAGTATTGCTGGGAATAGAGTTTTCTAAAAAAGCCATCTTAATGAATCTGGAAAATTTAAAAAATCGATATGATAAAAATTTAATTGATGAAATAAAGAACTGGATCGACGAAAAAGAAATATAGGAACTTATATAATCTCGATACAAGCAATAATTATGGCCATTGAATTCCCGAATTGTCGACTAATTAAAAACTTGCTATAATGACCGGAGTATATAAATATATTCTGGTCATTATTTCCTAATAAGATAGGTATCGTTGCTCAAAAGAATGCTAAATTGAAAGAAGGTGAAGCTATGGCCGAAACGCACCTGACACAAAGCCGTCAGACTGTCAACCTCGGATTGATCATCGTTACTAAGCAGCTTTTTCCTGAGGAATCACTAAAAATCGCCTATTCCATACAGGAAGCACTATTCTGCCGGTTTACAGAAACGGCAATTTCAGTTAGAGAAGTCCGCCAGATTGATTTGAAACTGAAAGAATGGATTCTGACCGACCCCGATATTGAGTTTTTAAGCCGGGAGGGGGGATATTATCATTACCGGGTCGCAGGTAACGTTATTAAGATGCTTTATCCCTGCGAAACCAGCGTCGAAACGATTGGTCCTTTCGACCTGATTCCTTACGCAGACGGATTCATTATATCCTTTAGGGAAGATGGCCAAATCAATACTTTGTTGGTTCCGCCGGACAAACTCTCCGCCACATATGATAAGACACAAAAGTGGCTGAAGAACATTAAGTTGGAGCTTTTGCGTGATGTTAACAGCTATATCGCAAGCGGGGCAACCCTCAAGTTGATCGGGATGGCAGAAGCTTTGCAAGAGAAGGAGATCTCGAATATTGCAGATGTGATACTTCAACGGAAAAAAATCCTGCGGGTGCTTCTCATTTCTGGGGCATCTTCTTCCGGCAAGACCTCTTTTTCTCAAAGATTGTCGACTCAGTTGAGCGTAAACGGATTTAATCCGATCACACTTTCTTTGGATGATTATTTTGTGGACAGGGAAAAATCCCCGCGCGATGCGTGTGGAAGGTATGATTTCGACTGCGTAGAAGCATTAGATATTAAATTTATGCAGCAGCAGCTGTCAGATCTGATTGATGGGAAGACGGTAGAGACGCCGATTTTCGATTTTAAAACCGGCCTCCGTTCCTCAAAAACAAGAAAATTGCATGTCGGTCCTGATGATATCCTGGTAGTGGAGGGTATCCATGCTTTGAACCCCATTTTGTTTCCTAATATTAACAGAATCATCTTATTTAAAGTGTACATTACGGCTCTTTACGAATTGAATATCGACTTGATAAACAGAGTCCCAAGCACGGAAGTTAGAATGATCAGAAGAATTGTCAGAGGGGATCAATTCCGTGATACCCATCCGGAGGAAACGCTGAAGCAGTGGGATAACGTGAGACTTGGGGAATACAAAAATATATTTAAGTTCCAGGAAGAAGCTGATGTCATGTTCAATTCCAGTCTTCTCTACGAAGTGAATGCCCTTAGGCCATATGCAGAAGAATCTCTGAATAAAATTGAGGATGACAGCCCATTTGCGGAGACAAAGGAACGTTTGCTGAGAATTATATCTTTCTTTGAGCCAATGGATACTGCAAAAGTCCCTTTCAATTCCATATTGCGTGAATTTATTGGAGGAAGTATCTATTTTGATTAGATTGATGGAATTTCAATGGAATTTCAATGGTAAAGGAAGAATATATGCAGATATCAGGAAGATATCGAATAGATAGAATGATTCAGGAGGTGGGCCATGATTATTGAAGAAAAAACCTCAAAGATGAGATCCCTTTCAGACTTCGAAAATGCAACTTTTGCAATTGTAGAAGGAATGGTTTATGATGAGTGGGTTTTAAAACTGCTGCCTGAGGCACATTTCCACTATTTCAGAACGATAAATGATTGTCTTGCGGCATTGAAGAATGGTGACGTGGAAGTCTTTCCTTATGAGGATGTCATGCTAAGATATATTTCAGCAAATTTACATGAATCGTTTACAATTATAAACATTGATAACGTTAACGTTAAAGTTGATGATTACGGATTTGCTGTGAACTTTAACAGACCGGATTTAAAGAAAGCAATAGACGATACCATTGCTGAAATTAAAGCTAATGGTATTTATGAAAAAATGATAAAAAGATGGTTTCCGAAAGTCGGGGCGACAGGAATTATGCCCAAAATTGAATTGACCGGGAAAAATGGAACATTAAAATTAGGAACAAGCGCGGTGGAGAGACCTTTTACATTTATTGTGGGAGATAAAGTAACTACAGGTTTTGATATTGAGTTAGCCAAGCGCATATGCAGCAGATTGGACATGGATCTGGAAATTACCGATATTCTTTTTTCAGAGTTGATAGCTTCACTTGTTTCTGGTGAAGTGGATATGATTGGGGCTGCTGTTATCATTACGGAAGAGAGGGCTAAGAAGGTTCTCTTTTCGGAGCCTTATTTTCAAGGCAAAATGGCATTTTTAGTTAAATTATGAGCTGAGAATATCTCGATAGATCATAAAATCCCGGTCAGTGAAGACATTAAAGACCACCTGAATTGGGGTTTGCCCTAGGGTTCGTTGAACACCTTGAAAATCGGTCACAGCGGCCACAGCAATTAAAGCGGCAAGCTCTTGCGGGAAATTGAAGACTCCCGTAGAGATGCACGGAAAGGCAATATTAGTCAGTCCATGGTCTTGCGCCAGCTTCAAACTGGAAATATAGGAGGAGCGCAATGCTTCCTGGGCTTGGGTACCCGGAGCTTGACCGGGTGGGATTGCCGGGCCTACCGTGTGAATGACATATTTTGCGGGCAGTTGGTAACCAGGCGATATTTTAGCAAGGCCCACTCCTTCATCATGACCCTGCTTGACCATCAGATCATTCATATAGAGGCGCATTTTGACACCGGCCCGGGTATGGATGATGTTATCGATGCAAGAATGATTGGGTACAAAGCAGCCTAAGAGCTGACTGTTGGCAGCATTAACGATGGTGTCTAACTGAAGCTGGGTAATATCTCCTTGCCACAAGTATTGATTGGCCCGGATGGGGGTTAGGTCTGCTAAAGTAATCCTATCCCGGCTTTGATTTTCTTCTGCCAGAAAGCTGTCTTCAATTGCTAAAAATTCTTCCGAAATCTCCTGGGGCGGGCGGATATTGATTAAAGCCCGCAGATATTCTTTTGCCTGGTCCTG
This window harbors:
- the lpdA gene encoding dihydrolipoyl dehydrogenase, translating into MIIEIKSPKKGTIGKINVSVGDKVTAGQELLSLETKKGNAVVKSQHDGAVESIEVEEGAEVKALDILLKIAGSQETAVQKTEEKVKSEEKIECDLTIIGGGPGGYVAAIKGAKLGAKVVLIEEGALGGTCLNYGCIPTKALVRSAEVFDSFKEAAEYGLSAKDFRVDMEKVIDRKNAIVSKLVGGVEDLLEKNNIRVISGRGKLINKDTVQAETEDKIIEVNSKDIIIATGSEPSCPPIPGANSKSVVTSKEILDLKELPEKFAIVGGGVIGMEIAFIFASFGVEVFVIEFLDDVLQTLDEDVIEEIKTAAEQKGIKIYTGSEVEEVIDTLNEKSMVRFTKDGRPEYLSVDKILMCTGRRPYLEGLGIEAVGIELNENKRGIKVNEKMQTNIDNIYAIGDVTDIMQLAHVASHQGIVAVENIMGHNAEMDYSAVPSAIFTHPEIATVGLTEKEAQSKGLNIEVGKFPYAANGKALTVGDDRGFIKIIKDQDTEKIVGAHIIGINAADLISSLTIAVKNGLTTKQITETIFAHPTTAEVIHEGVLSVEGGALHFAE
- a CDS encoding lipoate--protein ligase — protein: MPNNCALKLVRSLSFNPWYNLAVEEELFRNIKSDQVILYLWQNENTVVIGRNQNPWRECRCKILEEHGGKLARRLSGGGAVYHDLGNLNFTFVAKEGAFNIKKQLEVIIEAVKLKGIDAEFSGRNDIVAQGKKFSGNAFYYDDDNCYHHGTLLVASDMKKIQQYLQVSKEKIKSKGVNSVESRVVNLNTINPGLDINNLSAALEQSFQQVYHGTISETKVIDEDMGSVKKLYEKYSSWNWRYGESPKFEMTLYHRFKWGDLDINFNLKDGHISKVTVFSDAIDCKLIKDIEEVLLGIEFSKKAILMNLENLKNRYDKNLIDEIKNWIDEKEI
- a CDS encoding uridine kinase family protein; the protein is MAETHLTQSRQTVNLGLIIVTKQLFPEESLKIAYSIQEALFCRFTETAISVREVRQIDLKLKEWILTDPDIEFLSREGGYYHYRVAGNVIKMLYPCETSVETIGPFDLIPYADGFIISFREDGQINTLLVPPDKLSATYDKTQKWLKNIKLELLRDVNSYIASGATLKLIGMAEALQEKEISNIADVILQRKKILRVLLISGASSSGKTSFSQRLSTQLSVNGFNPITLSLDDYFVDREKSPRDACGRYDFDCVEALDIKFMQQQLSDLIDGKTVETPIFDFKTGLRSSKTRKLHVGPDDILVVEGIHALNPILFPNINRIILFKVYITALYELNIDLINRVPSTEVRMIRRIVRGDQFRDTHPEETLKQWDNVRLGEYKNIFKFQEEADVMFNSSLLYEVNALRPYAEESLNKIEDDSPFAETKERLLRIISFFEPMDTAKVPFNSILREFIGGSIYFD
- a CDS encoding transporter substrate-binding domain-containing protein: MIIEEKTSKMRSLSDFENATFAIVEGMVYDEWVLKLLPEAHFHYFRTINDCLAALKNGDVEVFPYEDVMLRYISANLHESFTIINIDNVNVKVDDYGFAVNFNRPDLKKAIDDTIAEIKANGIYEKMIKRWFPKVGATGIMPKIELTGKNGTLKLGTSAVERPFTFIVGDKVTTGFDIELAKRICSRLDMDLEITDILFSELIASLVSGEVDMIGAAVIITEERAKKVLFSEPYFQGKMAFLVKL
- a CDS encoding protein-ADP-ribose hydrolase; the encoded protein is MDQQDRINYMINYLEKERGNETIDLTRPQDQAKEYLRALINIRPPQEISEEFLAIEDSFLAEENQSRDRITLADLTPIRANQYLWQGDITQLQLDTIVNAANSQLLGCFVPNHSCIDNIIHTRAGVKMRLYMNDLMVKQGHDEGVGLAKISPGYQLPAKYVIHTVGPAIPPGQAPGTQAQEALRSSYISSLKLAQDHGLTNIAFPCISTGVFNFPQELAALIAVAAVTDFQGVQRTLGQTPIQVVFNVFTDRDFMIYRDILSS